The Macaca nemestrina isolate mMacNem1 chromosome 12, mMacNem.hap1, whole genome shotgun sequence genome contains a region encoding:
- the LOC105469531 gene encoding glycogen phosphorylase, muscle form — MSRPLSDQEKRKQISVRGLAGVENVTELKKNFNRHLHFTLVKDRNVATPRDYYFALAHTVRDHLVGRWIRTQQHYYEKDPKRIYYLSLEFYMGRTLQNTMVNLALENACDEATYQLGLDMEELEEIEEDAGLGNGGLGRLAACFLDSMATLGLAAYGYGIRYEFGIFNQKISGGWQMEEADDWLRYGNPWEKARPEFTLPVHFYGHVEHTSQGAKWVDTQVVLAMPYDTPVPGYRNNVVNTMRLWSAKAPNDFNLKDFNVGGYIQAVLDRNLAENISRVLYPNDNFFEGKELRLKQEYFVVAATLQDIIRRFKSSKFGCRDPVRTNFDAFPDKVAIQLNDTHPSLAIPELMRILVDLERMDWDKAWDVTVRTCAYTNHTVLPEALERWPVHLLETLLPRHLQIIYEINQRFLNRVAATFPGDVDRLRRMSLVEEGAVKRINMAHLCIAGSHAVNGVARIHSEILKKTIFKDFYELEPHKFQNKTNGITPRRWLVLCNPGLAEVIAERIGEDFISDLDQLRKLLSFVDDEAFIRDVAKVKQENKLKFAAYLEREYKVHINPNSLFDIQVKRIHEYKRQLLNCLHVITLYNRIKREPNKFFVPRTVMIGGKAAPGYHMAKMIIRLITAIGDVVNHDPTVGDRLRVIFLENYRVSLAEKVIPAADLSEQISTAGTEASGTGNMKFMLNGALTIGTMDGANVEMAEEAGEENFFIFGMRVEDVDKLDQRGYNAQEYYDRIPELRQVIEQLSSGFFSPKQPDLFKDIVNMLMHHDRFKVFADYEDYIKCQEKVSALYKNPREWTRMVIRNIATSGKFSSDRTIAQYAREIWGVEPSRQRLPAPDEAI; from the exons ATGTCCCGGCCCCTGTCAGAccaggagaaaagaaagcaaatcagtgTGCGTGGCCTGGCCGGCGTGGAGAATGTGACTGAGCTGAAAAAGAACTTCAACCGGCACCTGCATTTCACACTCGTAAAGGACCGCAATGTGGCCACCCCACGAGACTACTACTTTGCGCTGGCCCATACCGTGCGCGACCACCTCGTGGGGCGCTGGATCCGCACGCAGCAACACTACTACGAGAAGGACCCCAAG AGGATCTACTACCTGTCTTTGGAATTCTACATGGGACGGACGCTACAGAACACCATGGTGAACCTGGCCTTAGAGAATGCCTGTGACGAGGCCACCTACCAG CTGGGCCTGGACATGGAGGAGCTGGAGGAAATTGAGGAGGATGCGGGGCTGGGCAATGGGGGCCTGGGCCGGCTGGCAG CCTGCTTTCTCGACTCCATGGCAACACTGGGCCTGGCCGCTTATGGCTACGGGATTCGCTATGAGTTTGGGATTTTTAACCAGAAGATCTCCGGGGGCTGGCAG ATGGAGGAGGCTGATGACTGGCTTCGCTACGGCAACCCCTGGGAGAAGGCCCGCCCTGAGTTCACACTACCTGTGCACTTCTACGGCCATGTGGAGCACACCAGCCAGGGTGCCAAGTGGGTGGACACACAG GTGGTACTGGCCATGCCCTACGATACGCCCGTGCCCGGCTATCGCAACAACGTCGTCAACACCATGCGCCTCTGGTCTGCCAAGGCTCCCAATGACTTCAACCTCAAGGACT TCAACGTCGGTGGCTACATCCAGGCTGTGTTGGACCGAAACCTGGCAGAGAACATCTCTCGTGTCTTGTACCCCAATGATAAT TTCTTCGAAGGGAAGGAGCTGCGGCTGAAGCAGGAGTATTTCGTGGTGGCCGCCACCCTCCAGGATATCATCCGTCGCTTCAAGTCCTCCAAGTTCGGCTGCCGCGATCCCGTGCGCACGAACTTCGATGCCTTCCCAGATAAG GTGGCCATCCAGCTCAATGACACCCACCCCTCCCTGGCCATCCCCGAGCTGATGAGGATCCTGGTGGACCTGGAGCGGATGGACTGGGATAAG gcatgggaTGTGACAGTGAGGACCTGTGCCTACACCAACCACACGGTGCTGCCTGAGGCCCTGGAGCGCTGGCCGGTGCACCTCTTGGAGACGCTGCTGCCGCGGCACCTCCAGATCATCTACGAGATCAACCAGCGCTTCCTCAAC CGGGTGGCAGCCACATTCCCAGGGGACGTAGACAGGCTGCGGCGCATGTCGCTGGTGGAGGAGGGCGCAGTGAAGCGCATCAACATGGCACACCTGTGCATCGCGGGTTCGCACGCTGTCAACGGCGTGGCGCGCATCCACTCCGAGATCCTCAAGAAGACCAT CTTCAAAGACTTCTATGAGCTGGAGCCTCATAAGTTCCAGAATAAGACCAACGGCATCACCCCTCGGCGCTGGCTGGTTCTGTGTAACCCCGGGCTGGCAGAGGTCATTGCTGAG CGCATTGGGGAGGACTTCATCTCCGACCTGGACCAGCTGCGCAAATTGCTCTCCTTTGTGGATGATGAAGCTTTCATTCGAGATGTGGCCAAAGTGAAGCAG GAAAACAAGTTGAAGTTTGCTGCCTACCTAGAGAGGGAATACAAAGTCCACATCAACCCCAACTCACTCTTCGACATCCAGGTGAAGCGGATTCACGAATATAAACGACAGCTCCTCAACTGCCTCCATGTCATCACCCTGTATAATC GCATCAAGAGGGAGCCCAATAAGTTTTTTGTGCCTCGGACTGTGATGATTGGAGGGAAG GCTGCACCTGGGTACCACATGGCCAAGATGATCATCAGACTCATCACAGCCATTGGGGATGTGGTCAACCATGACCCGACAGTGGGTGACCGCCTCCGTGTCATCTTCTTGGAGAACTACCGAGTCTCACTGGCCGAGAAAG TGATCCCAGCTGCAGACCTCTCTGAGCAGATCTCCACTGCGGGCACTGAGGCCTCAGGCACCGGCAACATGAAGTTCATGCTCAACGGGGCTCTGACCATTGGCACCATGGACGGGGCCAATGTGGAGATGGCAGAAGAGGCTGGAGAGGAAAACTTCTTCATCTTTGGCATGCGGGTGGAGGATGTGGATAAGCTTGACCAAAGAGG GTACAATGCCCAGGAGTACTATGACCGCATTCCTGAGCTTCGGCAGGTCATTGAGCAGCTGAGCAGTGGCTTCTTCTCCCCCAAACAGCCCGACCTGTTCAAGGACATTGTCAATATGCTTATGCACCATGACCG GTTTAAAGTCTTCGCAGATTATGAAGACTACATTAAATGCCAGGAGAAAGTCAGTGCCTTGTACAAG AACCCAAGAGAGTGGACGCGGATGGTGATCCGGAACATAGCCACCTCTGGCAAGTTCTCCAGTGACCGCACCATTGCCCAGTATGCCCGGGAGATCTGGGGTGTGGAGCCTTCCCGCCAGCGCCTGCCAGCCCCGGATGAGGCCATCTGA